Proteins encoded by one window of Salarias fasciatus chromosome 1, fSalaFa1.1, whole genome shotgun sequence:
- the mrpl46 gene encoding large ribosomal subunit protein mL46, whose product MAAPCSRMASRCVFHFLTSYSRTAVGNASFRHFSSSAVCRNLSQTKCTTQKAGSPWSLTAAVYLLRPPVISAEYSPIEQRYMELIEQMELEKSVLSDHELRLLEDADRLSRKQSDDYDSDEEEQHGDQEIIMAQDLEDIWEQKLKNFKPSPRVRADVDKDLTSAERCLDESLVLLAEQQVGSQKLWLLPQTQWQEGETLRQTAERALASLPVGFKATFLGNAPCGVYKYKLPKAARTESSVGTKVFFFKAVLSEAAPPKAPDAPLLWLKKSELEEYLKPAYLQKVERFIINL is encoded by the exons ATGGCTGCGCCCTGTAGCAGGATGGCGAGTCGGTGTGTCTTCCACTTTCTTACCAGTTACAGCAGAACAGCGGTGGGAAATGCGAGTTTCCGTCACTTTTCGAGCTCTGCTGTTTGTCGGAACCTCTCTCAGACAAAATGCACGACGCAGAAGGCGGGTTCTCCGTGGTCTTTGACAGCGGCGGTATATCTGCTGAGGCCCCCGGTCATCTCAGCGGAGTACAGTCCGATCGAGCAGCGGTACATGGAGCTGATAGAGCAG ATGGAGCTGGAGAAAAGCGTGTTGTCAGACCACGAGCTGCGGCTGCTCGAGGACGCAGATCGGTTGAGCCGGAAGCAGTCGGACGATTACGACTcggatgaggaggagcagcacgGGGACCAGGAGATCATCATGGCTCAGGACCTGGAAGACATCTGGGAGCAGAAGCTGAAGAACTTCAAGCCCTCGccgagggtcagag CCGACGTAGATAAGGACTTGACCTCAGCCGAGCGCTGCCTGGACGAGTCGCTGGTTCTTCTTGCCGAGCAGCAGGTGGGCAGCCAGAAGCTGTGGCTGCTGCCGCAGACCCAGTGGCAGGAGGGTGAAACGCTGCGACAGACGGCGGAGAGAGCGCTCGCCTCCCTGCCAG TCGGTTTCAAGGCCACGTTCCTGGGAAACGCCCCCTGCGGAGTGTACAAGTACAAACTGCCCAAAGCCGCCCGGACGGAGAGCTCGGTGGGAACAAAGGTGTTCTTCTTCAAAGCCGTCCTGTCAGAAGCCGCCCCCCCCAAAGCCCCCGACGCTCCACTGCTCTGGCTGAAGAAGAGCGAGCTGGAGGAGTACCTGAAACCGGCGTACCTGCAGAAGGTGGAGCGCTTCATCATCaacctgtga